The following coding sequences are from one Helicoverpa armigera isolate CAAS_96S chromosome 2, ASM3070526v1, whole genome shotgun sequence window:
- the LOC135117811 gene encoding lipase 3-like: MSETVFNMYKVVLCITISVICLQCWSRSSEIRDRELLDIQEFQNYLKLSQESDLFASTRVTGDIKLFNAGLYNEDVHLNVSQLIHKYGHSVEEHEVTTEDGYILTMIRIRSEGPAVFLMHGLLASADDWVTAGPQTGIAYLLANEGYDVWMGNARGTKHSKKHATLSIPTYQFWNFSWDEIGRYDLPAMIDYVLDKKNETELVYIGHSQGSTAFFVMTSEVPEYNDKISLMVALSAPTAIPNMKSPFLNFLKIVTLSHPELLFALAKELGFYEFVPTSTLVQNFIPVCGREDLAQLVCSNLLFLVCGFDADQLNVTNLPVIFSHAPSGAATKQLEHYSQTIISGIFRRFDYGDTQNIQVYGSKLPPEYPLEKVTAPVVIFHGENDWLVSFDDADALRRRLINVVDVYTVPYRHFNHIDYLFAKDLKQLVFTKLSSVIKQYNNKQ, encoded by the coding sequence ATGTCAGAAACAGTGTTCAATATGTACAAAGTAGTGTTGTGTATTACAATAAGTGTTATTTGTTTGCAATGCTGGTCACGCAGCTCCGAAATACGTGATCGTGAATTATTGGACATTCAGGAATTTCAGAATTACCTCAAACTCAGCCAGGAATCCGACCTGTTCGCCAGTACGAGGGTCACAGGTGATATAAAATTGTTCAATGCTGGGCTTTATAATGAAGACGTTCATTTAAACGTGTCTCAACTTATTCACAAATATGGACACTCCGTGGAGGAACACGAAGTCACAACTGAAGATGGGTATATTCTGACCATGATTAGAATTCGTAGTGAAGGCCCAGCGGTATTTCTAATGCACGGCTTGTTAGCCAGCGCCGACGACTGGGTGACCGCGGGCCCGCAGACTGGGATCGCCTATCTACTCGCTAATGAAGGGTATGATGTATGGATGGGCAACGCTCGAGGCACCAAACATTCGAAGAAACATGCGACCCTTTCGATCCCCACGTACCAATTCTGGAACTTCAGTTGGGACGAGATTGGGCGTTACGACTTGCCGGCTATGATTGACTATGTTTTAGATAAGAAGAATGAAACAGAGTTAGTTTACATAGGCCACTCTCAGGGCAGTACAGCTTTCTTCGTCATGACTTCTGAAGTACCTGAATACAACgataaaatatctttaatgGTAGCGTTATCTGCTCCAACAGCAATACCTAATATGAAAAGTCCTTttctaaactttttaaaaatcgTGACACTTTCTCACCCTGAGCTGTTATTTGCACTTGCGAAAGAATTGGGGTTCTACGAATTTGTGCCAACTTCTACCTTGGTGCAGAACTTTATACCCGTCTGCGGAAGAGAAGACCTTGCTCAACTAGTTTGTAGCAACCTCTTGTTTTTGGTATGTGGCTTTGACGCTGATCAGCTGAACGTTACCAATTTGCCAGTGATTTTTTCTCACGCGCCATCTGGAGCAGCCACAAAACAATTGGAACATTATTCGCAAACTATAATTTCGGGTATATTCCGAAGGTTTGACTACGGAGATACCCAAAACATACAAGTATATGGTTCTAAGCTGCCTCCCGAGTATCCGCTAGAGAAGGTGACTGCGCCTGTCGTTATATTTCATGGTGAAAACGACTGGTTAGTGTCGTTCGATGATGCAGACGCATTGCGTAGGCGACTGATAAATGTAGTGGATGTGTATACAGTGCCTTATCGACATTTCAATCATATCGATTATTTGTTTGCTAAGGATTTAAAACAGTTGGTGTTCACAAAATTGTCGTCAGTGattaaacaatacaataataaacaatag
- the LOC110375418 gene encoding uncharacterized protein LOC110375418, with the protein MSSRWHSFLIGFRPVETQPVPPHRKNPYNILILGFDSTSHYGFMRKMPKSYKFLSEKAVIMESYNIVGSGTPGALFPLLTGKPVEEHPDTRKSITETKVDDKSFIFHLVKQYGYRTAYFEDSPEIGTFQYKYNGFQHQPADHYLRALLLEKAYHDPHRYQYHCLGAIPQYQAYLNLANECIQLDGNKFCFTFISDISHDDFNLISTADEAVLAFLETLNGRKVFEDTLVIVMADHGHRHSAFRSTYQGKIEERTPLMAIILPEKLKQRRPNALKALRQNKDVLTTHYDLHTTLLDVLDLKDYSNKYKVPGADIPRAMTLLEPIPSNRTCSEAGVMQHWCACAVWVNVTRASPMYARVANVLADYIDSLTLQQRSKCARRKLQSIVTVLQRTVNNHLLKYGIDASDLTNPTFEPPRAPMEYYQAQIILSPARAVFEGTLTYNTRADAFTMSTNYISRISTYGDESKCITASHPHLGPFCYCNDRKTPQA; encoded by the exons ATGTCTTCACGATGGCATAGCTTTCTAATAGGCTTCCGACCTGTAGAGACTCAGCCTGTTCCCCCTCATCGTAAGAATCCCTATAACATCTTGATTCTCGGTTTTGATTCTACATCCCATTATGGATTCATGAGGAAAATGCCCAAGAGTTACAAGTTTCTGTCCGAAAAAGCAGTCATCATGGAAAG cTACAACATCGTGGGAAGCGGTACACCAGGAGCGTTGTTTCCGCTACTTACAGGCAAGCCAGTAGAAGAACACCCAGATACTAGAAAAAGTATAACGGAAACAAAAGTTGATGATAAATCTTTCATTTTCCATCTGGTTAAGCAATATGG GTATCGCACGGCGTACTTCGAAGACTCGCCAGAAATAGGAACTTTTCAGTACAAGTATAATGGGTTTCAGCATCAACCTGCAGACCACTATCTCCGAGCGCTTCTATTAGAGAAGGCATATCATGATCCACATCGGTACCAATACCACTGCCTAGGTGCTATTCCGCAATATCAGGCCTATCTGAATCTCGCTAATGAG TGCATACAGCTAGATGGCAACAAGTTTTGCTTTACGTTTATCTCAGACATCAGTCATGACGACTTCAACCTGATCTCAACTGCAGATGAAGCAGTTCTCGCGTTCTTGGAAACTTTAAATGGAAGGAAGGTTTTTGAAGACACTCTCGTTATAGTAATGGCAGACCATGGACATCG GCACTCAGCATTCCGTTCAACGTATCAAGGAAAAATTGAGGAACGTACGCCTCTAATGGCTATCATCTTACCAGAAAAGCTAAAACAACGTAGGCCGAATGCCCTGAAAGCGCTTAGACAAAATAAGGACGTGCTGACCACACACTATGATCTACATACGACACTACTTGACGTGTTAGACTTGAAGGACTACAGCAATAAGTACAAAGTGCCCGGCGCTGATATACCGAGAGCTATGACTTTATTAGAACCG ATACCTAGCAATAGGACATGCAGCGAGGCGGGTGTCATGCAGCACTGGTGCGCGTGCGCCGTGTGGGTCAACGTGACGCGCGCGTCGCCCATGTACGCGCGCGTCGCCAACGTGCTGGCAGACTATATCGACAGCCTCACTCTACAACAACG GTCTAAGTGCGCAAGACGTAAACTTCAATCCATAGTAACCGTGTTGCAGCGTACCGTTAACAATCACCTTTTAAAATATGGAATTGACGCGTCAGATCTTACAAATCCTACATTCGAACCACCAAGAGCACCCATGGAATACTATCAAGCGCAG ATTATATTAAGTCCTGCTCGCGCTGTGTTCGAAGGTACACTAACGTATAATACGAGGGCGGATGCCTTCACGATGTCAACTAACTATATTTCTAGAATAAGCAC GTACGGAGATGAGTCGAAATGTATAACGGCCTCACATCCCCACCTGGGGCCATTTTGTTATTGTAACGATAGGAAAACACCACAAGCATGA
- the LOC110376843 gene encoding lipase 3, protein MPFIIPIGSAIHFSTMKKRYRNSIILLTVLNFIHCICYEIVFHEIKINPVALINEFAAVIDILSSEKAPDNEDVHLNITDLIVKYGYPVEQHHAKTDDDYILTMFRIPRSGPAVFLMHGMLLSSDDWVTNGPHNSLPYLLAMAGYDVWLGNARGNKHSRQHAKISPDTPEFWNFSWDEIGRYDLPTMIDYVLSTAKTETLAYVGYSQGTTNFFVMGSERPEYNDKVSTMIALAPVAWSSHMKSPFARMAAPLSYYATIIIKMLQMYEILPKPINYLYKNTPLCNIGNGIVCSTILFILGGFDYEQINQRNLPVIFGHMPSGASINQITHYLQNMMSGKFQKFDHGEDKNLQLYGTRKPPSYAVDKIRTPVALFYGENDWFSDVKDVKILNKKLPNVVDLYHVPLAKCNHVDFLWAKDATRLIYARVLELLRFGNKTNGLSCFSETCKNINGVDHHLDS, encoded by the coding sequence ATGccatttattatacctataggTAGTGCAATTCACTTTAGCACAATGAAAAAACGTTATCGGAATTCCATTATTTTACTAACCGTTTTGAACTTCATTCATTGCATTTGCTACGAAATagtatttcatgaaataaaaattaacccaGTGGCATTAATAAACGAATTTGCGGCAGTGATTGATATTTTATCTAGTGAAAAAGCACCTGACAATGAAGATGTCCATTTAAATATTACCGATTTGATTGTAAAATATGGCTATCCAGTGGAACAACATCACGCGAAAACAGACGACGATTACATTCTTACAATGTTTAGGATCCCGAGAAGCGGTCCTGCGGTTTTTCTTATGCATGGTATGTTACTTAGTTCTGATGACTGGGTGACCAACGGACCTCATAACAGCTTGCCATATCTACTAGCAATGGCCGGATACGACGTTTGGTTGGGAAATGCTCGAGGTAATAAACACTCTAGACAACATGCCAAAATATCACCAGATACGCCCGAATTTTGGAATTTCAGCTGGGATGAGATTGGTCGCTATGACTTACCCACCATGATCGACTATGTACTTTCAACTGCAAAGACGGAAACATTGGCATACGTGGGGTATTCCCAGGGCACCACAAATTTCTTTGTTATGGGATCTGAGAGACCAGAATATAATGATAAAGTTTCGACTATGATCGCACTAGCACCAGTAGCCTGGTCGTCGCACATGAAGAGCCCGTTTGCAAGAATGGCAGCTCCATTGAGTTATTACGCAAcgataattatcaaaatgttgCAAATGTACGAAATCCTGCCGAAGCCAATCAAttacctttataaaaataccccGCTGTGTAATATAGGGAATGGTATAGTTTGCAGCACAATTTTATTCATCCTCGGTGGATTTGACTATGAACAAATTAACCAAAGGAATTTGCCAGTGATTTTCGGACACATGCCTTCTGGTGCTTCTATAAATCAAATtacacattatttacaaaatatgatGTCAGGAAAATTCCAGAAATTCGATCATGGCGAGGACAAGAATCTACAACTATATGGGACTCGCAAGCCCCCTTCATACGCAGTAGACAAAATCAGAACGCCTGTTGCCTTGTTCTACGGTGAAAATGATTGGTTTTCTGATGTCAAAGACGTCAAAATTTTGAACAAGAAGTTACCAAATGTTGTAGATTTGTATCACGTCCCTTTGGCAAAATGTAATCACGTTGACTTTCTATGGGCGAAGGATGCCACACGTCTTATATATGCCAGAGTCCTGGAATTACTCAGATTTGGGAATAAAACTAATGGTCTGTCGTGTTTTTCTGaaacttgtaaaaatataaacggcGTGGACCATCACCTAGATAGTTAA